A region from the Patescibacteria group bacterium genome encodes:
- a CDS encoding ribosome-recycling factor translates to MKPQEFQHKLNTAFDHLIEDLSAIRGNRAQTSLIENIKVDAYPGSSPLTVKELGSIIVIGAQMLAVEVWDATIADSVAKAILNSGTGLNPVVDGKMIKIPIPQLTGDRRQELAKLVSQKVEEAKIAVRNIRHDAFGAIEEQKENNVLSEDEYFKLKKDYDEMVGEINTKLMAKGKEKEQGILNI, encoded by the coding sequence ATGAAACCACAGGAATTTCAACATAAACTAAACACAGCTTTTGATCACCTTATAGAGGATCTCTCCGCTATTCGTGGCAATCGCGCTCAAACCTCACTAATCGAAAACATCAAAGTGGACGCTTACCCAGGATCCTCTCCCTTAACCGTAAAGGAATTGGGATCAATTATAGTGATTGGCGCGCAAATGCTGGCGGTAGAGGTTTGGGATGCCACAATTGCCGATAGTGTTGCCAAGGCAATTTTGAATTCGGGCACGGGTTTAAATCCTGTTGTTGATGGCAAAATGATTAAAATCCCCATTCCGCAGTTAACCGGCGACAGAAGACAAGAACTGGCAAAATTAGTCAGTCAAAAAGTGGAGGAGGCAAAAATAGCCGTGCGCAATATTCGCCATGACGCTTTTGGCGCTATAGAGGAGCAAAAAGAAAATAATGTCCTATCCGAAGACGAATACTTTAAACTTAAAAAAGATTATGATGAGATGGTGGGGGAGATTAATACGAAATTGATGGCGAAAGGGAAGGAGAAAGAACAGGGGATTCTTAATATCTAA
- a CDS encoding M50 family metallopeptidase, which translates to MLNLLPFIIFLIILSLLILVHEAGHFIVAIKSGIAVEEFGFGIPPRIWGKKIGKTIYSLNLFPFGGFIRVKGEDLEDASTTERDNDSFAHKKPKIRALVLVAGIVMNIILGSLLFQVVLMSSNYVSSPLMLFTSESKKFKFPFGSEKVLSTVITYVQEGSPAEKAGITFGDFIKQTNINSITDLQGYLGDKGDKEVFLTVGNLNDNTTRIVAVTPQFDEKAGRAVIGVGLDSVALISYRGLQKPLAGFLHGVNVTLYSLDTFKGLFSTSIKEKSLEPVSAGFSGPVGIFGVVSAVVDLGGTRAILSLTELTALLSFSLALFNILPLPALDGGRLLFVVVEGVTRKKVNPKIEATIHKIGMLVLLVLMVVITAKDLFSLR; encoded by the coding sequence ATGCTAAATTTATTACCATTTATCATATTTCTAATAATCTTATCTTTACTTATACTCGTCCACGAGGCTGGTCATTTTATTGTCGCTATTAAATCCGGGATCGCCGTTGAGGAGTTTGGCTTTGGTATTCCTCCTCGCATTTGGGGCAAAAAAATTGGCAAAACAATTTATTCTTTAAATCTATTTCCTTTTGGCGGATTTATCAGAGTTAAGGGAGAAGATTTGGAAGACGCTTCGACAACAGAGCGGGATAATGACAGCTTTGCCCACAAAAAGCCTAAAATTAGGGCTTTAGTACTTGTGGCAGGTATTGTTATGAATATTATTCTTGGGTCATTATTGTTTCAAGTGGTTCTAATGTCCTCAAACTATGTCAGCAGTCCCTTAATGCTTTTTACATCCGAGAGCAAAAAGTTTAAATTCCCTTTTGGTAGCGAAAAAGTTCTTTCTACTGTAATAACCTATGTTCAAGAGGGTAGCCCCGCGGAGAAAGCTGGGATTACCTTTGGGGATTTTATTAAGCAAACTAACATAAATAGCATTACGGATTTGCAAGGTTACTTGGGAGATAAGGGAGATAAGGAAGTATTTTTAACAGTTGGAAACCTAAACGACAATACTACTCGTATTGTCGCCGTAACCCCACAGTTTGATGAGAAAGCGGGGCGGGCAGTAATTGGTGTAGGTCTTGATTCGGTTGCTCTTATCAGCTATCGGGGTTTGCAAAAACCTCTGGCTGGGTTTTTGCATGGGGTAAATGTTACTCTTTATTCACTTGACACATTTAAAGGTTTGTTTAGCACCTCTATTAAAGAAAAATCGTTAGAACCTGTATCGGCTGGGTTTTCGGGACCTGTGGGAATCTTTGGGGTTGTAAGCGCCGTGGTTGACCTTGGAGGAACCAGGGCGATACTATCCCTTACCGAACTTACCGCTCTTTTAAGTTTTTCCCTAGCCTTGTTTAATATTCTGCCTCTGCCAGCGCTAGATGGTGGTAGGCTACTTTTTGTTGTTGTAGAGGGAGTTACTCGCAAAAAAGTTAATCCAAAAATAGAAGCTACTATCCATAAAATTGGGATGCTAGTTTTATTGGTTCTTATGGTTGTTATAACAGCAAAAGACCTCTTTAGTCTCCGATAG